The following are encoded in a window of Platichthys flesus chromosome 19, fPlaFle2.1, whole genome shotgun sequence genomic DNA:
- the LOC133974642 gene encoding methionine synthase-like: MVLDGGMGTMIQQHQLEEEDFRGDELKEQPLPLKGNNDLLSITQPDIIYKIHKEYLNAGADIIETNTFSRTSIAQADYGLEHMAYHLNRMSAELARRAVDDFTKQTGSKRYVAGAVGPTNKTLSVSPSVERPDFRNHLMG; the protein is encoded by the exons ATGGTCCTGGATGGCGGGATGGGAACCATGATCCAGCAGCATCAACTTGAAGAGGAAGATTTCAGAGGGGACGAATTAAAAGAGCAACCGCTCCCACTGAAGGGCAACAACGACCTTCTCAGCATCACACAGCCCGATATAATTTACAAAATACACAAG GAATACCTGAATGCTGGTGCGGATATCATAGAGACTAACACATTCAGCCGCACTTCCATCGCTCAGGCAGACTATGGACTGGAACACATG GCCTATCATCTCAACAGGATGTCAGCCGAGCTGGCGAGGAGGGCTGTTGACGATTTCACCAAACAAACTG GTTCCAAACGCTATGTGGCCGGTGCGGTGGGTCCCACAAATAAAACCCTGTCTGTATCACCGTCTGTGGAGAGACCAGACTTCAGGAAC CATTTGATGGGTTAG